A genomic window from Armatimonadota bacterium includes:
- a CDS encoding BMP family protein yields MKTAQIRIVAALLALGAMLWPLLPPFGADLQAAPAARLKVAAVFPGVVTDADYNTLGFVALRSVGNELGVDVAYSESVAVPDVERVMREYIDLKYTVIWTHGGQFISQTEKLAREFRNVTFVAEADAPLGELPPNLWVIDRNFQIGFYPIGALAAMLTQSGKIAYVGGLTLPFSYAEVHAVRQALRDQRRTVDLKLVWVGDFNDPAKARQVADALIADGVDVIMGSLNLGMLGIFEAVKAAPRRVLVTAKYTDKAGFAPQHYVTSVLYDFAGPLRSIVRRIQRGETKGYYPLGFDTGVGLQFPLRNTPESVSATMRRLMTDLVAGKIKVVKDFTPVR; encoded by the coding sequence ATGAAGACCGCACAGATCAGGATTGTCGCGGCGCTGCTCGCGCTGGGTGCGATGCTGTGGCCTCTGCTGCCGCCCTTCGGGGCCGATCTGCAGGCCGCTCCGGCCGCCAGACTGAAGGTGGCCGCGGTGTTCCCCGGCGTGGTGACCGACGCCGACTACAACACGCTGGGCTTCGTCGCCCTCCGGTCCGTGGGGAACGAACTGGGCGTCGACGTGGCCTACTCGGAGAGCGTCGCCGTGCCCGACGTGGAGCGGGTGATGCGGGAGTACATCGACCTGAAGTACACCGTCATCTGGACCCACGGCGGCCAGTTCATCTCCCAGACGGAGAAGCTGGCCCGGGAGTTCCGCAACGTGACCTTCGTCGCCGAGGCGGACGCCCCCCTGGGGGAGCTGCCGCCCAATCTGTGGGTCATCGACCGTAACTTCCAGATCGGGTTCTACCCCATCGGCGCCCTGGCCGCGATGCTCACCCAGTCCGGGAAGATCGCCTACGTCGGGGGGCTGACCCTGCCCTTCTCCTACGCCGAAGTGCACGCCGTCCGCCAGGCGCTGCGCGACCAGCGGCGGACGGTGGACCTGAAACTGGTCTGGGTGGGCGACTTCAACGACCCGGCCAAGGCCCGGCAGGTCGCCGACGCCCTCATCGCCGACGGCGTGGACGTCATCATGGGCTCCCTCAACCTGGGGATGCTCGGGATCTTCGAGGCCGTGAAGGCCGCGCCCCGGCGCGTGCTGGTCACGGCCAAGTACACGGACAAGGCTGGCTTTGCCCCCCAGCATTACGTCACGTCGGTGCTGTACGACTTCGCCGGCCCGCTGCGTTCCATCGTCCGGCGCATCCAGCGGGGGGAGACGAAGGGCTATTACCCGCTGGGCTTCGACACCGGCGTCGGGCTGCAGTTTCCGCTGCGGAACACTCCGGAGTCGGTGAGCGCGACGATGCGCAGGCTGATGACCGACCTCGTGGCGGGGAAGATCAAGGTCGTCAAGGACTTCACCCCGGTGCGTTAG
- a CDS encoding cation-translocating P-type ATPase, whose translation MLGLWDEAAILVFLYAVAEGLEEYAYARTRSAIRALLDLAPKEATVLRDGREETIPATELKPGDRFVVRPGEALATDGIIRDGASALDESPVTGESMPVEKGPGSAVFAGSVNKQGALVVEATAAFEDNTLSKIIHLVEEAQERKGRLQRFIERFGNRYTPAVLVAAGLLLLIPPLFGQPFLPWAVRAVVLLVAAAPCALVMSTPVAVAAGIGTAGRHGVLIKGGLHLENLGRVQVVAFDKTGTLTEGKPEVTDVLPAAGTTREELLALAASVEQRSEHPIGRAIVGRAEEEGVALQPVHEFEALTGLGAKARMSRTEVFVGSPALLAERKIPLGEIQSEVERLQAEGKTVVAVGKDHSLVGLLALRDRVRPGARKVLRSLEQVGVKVAMLTGDNERTAAAIAKELGIRHFHAGLRPEEKVQYVKRMERELGSVAMVGDGINDAPALAAATVGIAMGAAGTDAAIEAADVALMADDLEKVVYAVRLGRVARTISTQNIVFSLLIHSVLIPGALIGVLSIILAVAAHEGSELLAVANGLRVARYRAARP comes from the coding sequence ATCTTAGGGCTGTGGGACGAGGCCGCCATCCTGGTGTTCCTCTACGCGGTCGCCGAAGGCCTGGAGGAATATGCCTATGCGCGGACGCGGTCGGCCATCCGCGCCCTTCTGGACCTGGCGCCGAAGGAAGCGACGGTCCTCCGCGACGGACGGGAAGAGACCATCCCGGCGACCGAGCTGAAACCGGGAGACAGATTTGTTGTCCGGCCCGGGGAGGCCCTGGCCACAGACGGCATCATCCGGGATGGGGCCTCGGCCCTCGACGAGTCGCCGGTCACCGGCGAATCGATGCCGGTGGAGAAGGGGCCCGGGAGCGCCGTATTCGCCGGGTCCGTCAACAAGCAGGGCGCCCTCGTCGTTGAAGCGACCGCGGCGTTCGAGGACAACACGCTCTCCAAGATCATTCACCTCGTGGAAGAAGCGCAGGAGCGGAAGGGGCGGCTGCAGCGGTTCATCGAACGCTTCGGGAACCGCTACACGCCGGCGGTCCTGGTGGCCGCCGGCCTCCTCCTGCTGATTCCACCGCTCTTCGGGCAGCCGTTCCTCCCGTGGGCGGTCCGGGCGGTTGTGCTTCTGGTGGCGGCGGCACCCTGCGCCCTGGTCATGTCCACCCCGGTAGCCGTGGCCGCGGGCATCGGCACGGCCGGGCGGCATGGCGTCCTCATCAAAGGCGGACTGCACTTGGAGAACCTCGGCCGGGTGCAGGTCGTGGCCTTCGACAAGACCGGCACCCTCACCGAGGGGAAGCCCGAGGTGACCGATGTTCTCCCGGCGGCGGGAACCACGCGCGAGGAACTCCTGGCTCTGGCGGCGAGCGTCGAACAGCGTTCAGAGCACCCGATCGGCAGAGCCATTGTCGGGCGCGCCGAGGAGGAGGGGGTCGCACTCCAGCCCGTACATGAGTTCGAGGCGCTGACCGGCTTGGGCGCGAAGGCCCGGATGAGTCGGACCGAAGTCTTTGTCGGCAGCCCGGCGCTTCTCGCAGAGCGGAAGATTCCCCTTGGCGAGATTCAGTCTGAGGTGGAACGACTCCAGGCGGAAGGGAAGACCGTTGTCGCGGTGGGCAAAGACCACTCCCTCGTCGGCCTGCTCGCGCTCCGCGACCGGGTACGTCCGGGAGCCAGGAAAGTACTCCGGTCGCTTGAGCAGGTTGGGGTCAAGGTCGCCATGCTGACGGGAGACAACGAGCGGACGGCGGCGGCGATCGCGAAAGAGCTTGGCATCAGGCACTTCCATGCCGGGCTCAGGCCGGAGGAGAAAGTCCAATACGTCAAGCGGATGGAACGGGAGCTCGGCTCCGTCGCCATGGTCGGCGATGGAATCAACGACGCGCCGGCCCTCGCCGCGGCGACCGTCGGGATCGCCATGGGGGCGGCGGGAACCGACGCGGCCATCGAAGCGGCGGATGTTGCCCTCATGGCCGACGACCTGGAGAAGGTCGTCTACGCCGTCCGGCTTGGGCGAGTAGCGCGGACGATCAGCACCCAGAACATCGTCTTCTCCCTGCTGATCCACAGCGTCTTGATCCCCGGGGCGTTGATCGGCGTCCTGTCAATTATCCTGGCGGTTGCAGCCCATGAGGGCAGCGAGTTGCTGGCGGTTGCGAATGGGCTCCGGGTCGCCCGCTACCGGGCAGCGCGGCCCTGA
- a CDS encoding ABC transporter ATP-binding protein has translation MPVLPAAGPPADLLPPGPRTILELRGVRKAFGPVVALAAADFQLREREIHGLLGGNGAGKTTLMNILYGLYRADAGEVFLDGRPIEIRSPRDALRHGIGMVHQHFLQVETFTVAQNIALGMPAGRRLLPTPVESERRIRELAARFGLEVDPHALVAELPVGVRQRVEILKALYRRVRILILDEPTTNLTPQEVDSLFASLQAMVREGISVVFITHKIREALAVCQRITVMRSGRRVLTVPREEAAEEALVRAMVGEEVDLGRSVLFSGGGGKRRPSGGPAVLRVDGLSVSAKGGVSLVRDCSLAVSAGEIFGLAGVAGNGQRELVEALVGVRRAAGGRVWIGEAEVTDAGTADRLALGVAYIPEDRLHDGFLPRGTVAQNLILGAHRRRPYARGPWLDWRAAFEAARRLIEEYRIHTPGPDTPAVNLSGGNIQRLMLARAFSFPCRLLIAHNPTRGLDVPSTEFVYRKFLELRDRGAGTLLISEDLDELFLLCDRIAVLYRGRIAGVLGREEFDRYRIGRLMAGVEAAGAGPAGARP, from the coding sequence ATGCCCGTGCTCCCGGCCGCCGGACCACCGGCGGATCTCCTCCCGCCCGGTCCCCGGACGATTCTGGAGCTCCGGGGTGTGCGCAAGGCCTTCGGACCGGTCGTCGCCCTGGCGGCGGCGGATTTTCAGCTCCGGGAGCGGGAGATCCACGGGCTGCTGGGCGGGAACGGCGCCGGGAAGACCACCCTGATGAACATCCTCTACGGTCTGTACCGGGCCGACGCCGGTGAGGTCTTCCTGGACGGTCGTCCCATCGAGATCCGTTCTCCTCGCGACGCCCTTCGGCACGGGATCGGCATGGTCCACCAGCACTTCCTGCAGGTCGAGACCTTCACCGTGGCCCAGAACATCGCGCTGGGGATGCCCGCAGGGCGCCGGCTGCTCCCCACCCCGGTTGAATCCGAGCGGCGCATCCGGGAGCTGGCCGCGCGGTTTGGTCTCGAGGTGGATCCCCACGCCCTGGTGGCGGAGCTGCCGGTGGGCGTGCGGCAGCGCGTCGAGATCCTCAAGGCGCTCTACCGCCGGGTGCGGATCCTGATCCTCGACGAGCCCACCACGAACCTGACACCGCAGGAAGTGGACTCCCTGTTCGCCTCGCTCCAGGCCATGGTCAGAGAGGGGATCAGTGTCGTCTTCATCACCCACAAGATCCGGGAGGCCCTGGCGGTCTGCCAGCGCATCACCGTGATGCGGTCGGGACGGCGCGTCCTCACCGTGCCGCGGGAGGAGGCGGCGGAGGAGGCGCTGGTGCGGGCGATGGTGGGGGAGGAGGTCGACCTCGGCCGCAGCGTGCTGTTCTCCGGCGGAGGCGGGAAGCGGCGGCCCTCCGGAGGACCGGCGGTGCTGCGGGTGGACGGGCTCTCGGTGAGCGCGAAGGGCGGCGTGTCCCTGGTCAGGGACTGCAGCCTCGCCGTGTCTGCCGGGGAGATCTTCGGCCTCGCGGGGGTGGCGGGGAACGGACAGCGCGAGCTCGTCGAGGCCCTGGTGGGCGTGCGTCGGGCGGCGGGCGGCCGGGTGTGGATCGGGGAGGCGGAGGTCACGGACGCCGGCACCGCGGACCGGCTGGCGCTGGGTGTGGCCTACATTCCGGAGGACCGCCTGCACGATGGATTTCTCCCCCGAGGGACGGTGGCGCAAAACCTCATCCTGGGCGCGCACCGCCGCCGGCCTTACGCCCGAGGGCCGTGGCTGGACTGGCGGGCCGCCTTCGAGGCGGCGAGGCGGCTGATCGAGGAGTACCGCATCCACACTCCGGGCCCCGACACTCCCGCCGTGAATCTCTCCGGGGGAAACATCCAGCGGCTGATGCTGGCCCGAGCCTTCTCTTTTCCGTGCCGTCTCCTCATTGCCCACAATCCCACCCGCGGATTGGACGTGCCCTCCACGGAGTTCGTCTACCGGAAGTTCCTGGAGTTGCGGGACCGGGGGGCGGGGACCCTTCTGATCTCCGAGGATCTGGACGAACTCTTCCTCCTCTGCGACCGGATCGCGGTGCTGTACCGGGGCCGGATCGCCGGGGTGCTGGGGCGGGAAGAGTTCGACCGCTACCGGATCGGGCGGCTGATGGCCGGCGTGGAGGCGGCCGGTGCCGGACCGGCGGGTGCGCGTCCGTGA
- a CDS encoding ABC transporter permease: protein MLVVAGAAPYLLGIAAAFAAVGLFMAVMGFDVARAYSTILFTSFRSANGFVQTLLKFIPLVLLALAFTVPLAAWKFNIGGEGQLIAGAIGAAAAGILLAGLPAVVLLPVLILAGVLCGALWALVPAWLLYRFGINEILTTVLMNFVSFSAMDYVATEIWPDPAAGHPTTVPIAAAARLPLLVGSPPLHAGFLIALAATVAVHLYVNRTTAGYELRATGANLRAALLHGIAVHRIALLSLVLGGTLAGLAGAVEVAGVHHRLIEGVQSNYLLLSILIGLIAKGNTAAVPLVAFAIAALEVGARAMQRTMMIPAEIVFVVEGVILIFVLLSDVVRRR, encoded by the coding sequence GTGCTGGTCGTCGCCGGCGCCGCTCCCTACCTGCTCGGTATCGCGGCGGCCTTCGCGGCGGTAGGTCTCTTCATGGCCGTGATGGGGTTTGATGTCGCCAGGGCGTACAGCACGATCCTGTTCACGTCTTTCAGGAGCGCCAACGGCTTCGTCCAGACCCTGTTGAAGTTCATCCCGCTGGTGCTGCTGGCGCTGGCCTTCACCGTGCCGCTGGCCGCCTGGAAGTTCAACATCGGGGGAGAGGGGCAACTGATCGCCGGGGCCATCGGCGCCGCCGCGGCGGGGATCCTCCTGGCCGGCCTGCCGGCGGTCGTCCTGCTGCCGGTGCTGATCCTGGCCGGCGTCCTCTGCGGCGCGTTGTGGGCGCTGGTCCCGGCCTGGCTCCTCTACCGGTTCGGGATCAACGAAATCCTCACCACGGTGTTGATGAACTTCGTGTCCTTCAGCGCCATGGATTACGTGGCCACGGAGATCTGGCCGGATCCGGCGGCCGGGCACCCGACCACGGTCCCCATCGCCGCCGCCGCCCGCCTCCCCCTCCTGGTCGGGAGTCCGCCCCTGCACGCCGGGTTCCTCATCGCGCTGGCCGCGACCGTCGCCGTCCACCTCTACGTGAACCGCACCACAGCAGGGTACGAGTTGCGGGCCACCGGCGCGAACCTGCGCGCCGCGCTGCTCCACGGTATCGCCGTGCACCGCATCGCCCTGCTGTCCCTGGTGCTGGGAGGGACTCTGGCCGGACTGGCCGGAGCCGTGGAGGTGGCCGGCGTCCACCACCGGCTGATCGAGGGCGTGCAGTCCAACTATCTGTTGCTGAGCATCCTCATCGGTCTGATCGCCAAGGGAAACACCGCGGCCGTACCCCTCGTGGCCTTCGCCATCGCCGCGCTGGAGGTCGGGGCCCGGGCCATGCAGCGGACGATGATGATCCCGGCGGAGATCGTCTTCGTGGTCGAGGGGGTGATCCTGATCTTCGTCCTCCTCTCCGACGTCGTGCGCAGGAGGTAA
- a CDS encoding VOC family protein, with the protein MTTVLLNPYLSFKDNARQAMEFYRSVFGGELSLTTFREFQASDDPSEDDKIMHARLDTPAGLVLMASDTPRRMPYQTGSSISLSLSGDDQSTLTTYFNNLAAGGTVVMPLEKAAWGDTFGMCTDKFGVQWMVNVTARK; encoded by the coding sequence ATGACGACGGTGCTGCTGAATCCGTATCTCAGCTTCAAGGACAACGCCCGGCAAGCCATGGAGTTCTACCGATCGGTCTTCGGCGGTGAGCTCTCCCTGACGACCTTCAGGGAGTTCCAGGCCTCGGACGACCCGAGCGAGGACGACAAGATCATGCACGCGCGGCTGGATACCCCCGCCGGCTTGGTGCTCATGGCCTCCGACACCCCCAGGCGAATGCCCTACCAGACGGGCTCGAGCATCAGCCTGTCCCTCAGCGGGGACGACCAGTCCACGCTCACGACCTACTTCAACAACCTCGCCGCCGGTGGCACGGTCGTGATGCCGCTGGAGAAGGCCGCCTGGGGAGATACCTTCGGCATGTGCACGGACAAGTTCGGCGTGCAGTGGATGGTGAACGTGACGGCGAGGAAGTGA